In the genome of Vicia villosa cultivar HV-30 ecotype Madison, WI linkage group LG7, Vvil1.0, whole genome shotgun sequence, one region contains:
- the LOC131620312 gene encoding ADP-ribosylation factor GTPase-activating protein AGD5-like isoform X2 produces the protein MNEKANVSKELNAKHKKTLEGLLKLPENRECADCKAKGPRWASVNLGIFICMQCSGIHRSLGVHISKVRSATLDTWLPEQVAFIQSMGNEKANSYWEAELPPNYDRVGIENFIRAKYEDKRWVARDTKPKSPSRLPEEKSHSQWQKSVERVGHNHVAENNFEERRKIQLSNANPATRISILAPPKGHVQVAPVAKHQHIEKVEPLVPQLQAETSQTTGTAHDPPPKVDFATDLFDMLSMDDPNEKGSDAADTTADDDNNWAGFQSAAETSTAEKTDTRKSFESTPQPSSGIDDLFKDSSSVTPISALEKPQKDIKNDIMSLFETKQNNIVSPFAMHQQQLAMLAQQQSLIMAAAAAAKSASGDAKYPANVQQPSLNNPIQSWPAASYPIPGVTPVGDQGELQKLMQTMNMTSAHPAESSVQYPPSRILNNLVLDANRRKH, from the exons ATGAACGAGAAAGCCAACGTTTCTAAGGAGCTCAACGCCAAGCACAAAAAG ACACTAGAAGGACTTCTTAAATTACCAGAGAATAGGGAATGTGCTGACTGCAAAGCTAA AGGACCAAGATGGGCTAGTGTCAATCTTGGCATCTTTATTTGCATGCAGTGTTCAGGAATACATCGAAGTCTTGGGGTACATATTTCGAAG GTTCGCTCTGCTACTTTGGACACTTGGCTCCCAGAGCAGGTTGCATTTATTCAAT CTATGGGAAATGAGAAAGCAAATAGTTATTGGGAAGCAGAATTACCTCCAAATTATGACAGAGTTGGTATTGAAAACTTCATTCGTGCAAA GTATGAAGACAAGAGATGGGTTGCAAGGGACACTAAGCCAAAATCACCTTCTAGACTACCAGAAGAGAAAAGTCATTCACAATGGCAAAAATCTGTTGAAAGAGTTGGGCATAATCATGTTGCAGAGAATAATTTTGAAGAAAGGAGGAAAATCCAACTATCAAATGCAAATCCTGCTACTAGAATTAGTATTCTTGCTCCTCCTAAAGGACATGTTCAG GTAGCTCCAGTGGCTAAACATCAGCATATTGAGAAAGTGGAACCTCTGGTGCCACAACTGCAAGCTGAAACATCACAGACAACTGGCACAGCTCATGATCCCCCTCCCAAAGTTGATTTTGCAACGGACCTTTTTGACATGTTGTCTATGGATGATCCAAATGAAAAGGGCTCTGACGCCGCTGATACTACTGCTGATGATGATAACAACTGGGCAGGTTTTCAGT CTGCTGCAGAGACGTCAACAGCTGAGAAAACTGACACCAGGAAATCGTTTGAGAGTACACCCCAGCCCAGCTCTGGAATTGACGATCTATTTAAAGACTCATCTTCAGTAACGCCAATCTCTGCTCTTGAAAAACCACAAAAAGATATAAAAAATGATATTATGAGCCTCTTTGAAACG AAGCAGAACAATATAGTGTCTCCATTTGCTATGCATCAACAGCAGTTGGCTATGCTAGCACAACAACAGTCCCTTATAATGGCTGCTGCTGCTGCTGCTAAATCTGCTAGCGGGGATGCCAAATATCCTGCTAATGTACAGCAACCTAGTCTCAATAATCCTATCCAAAGTTGGCCAGCTGCAAGCTACCCAATCCCAGGAGTAACTCCCGTGGGTGATCAAGGAGAATTGCAGAAACTTATGCAG ACAATGAACATGACTTCCGCCCATCCAGCAGAGAGCTCAGTTCAGTATCCACCATCTAG AATTTTGAATAATCTTGTGCTAGATGCCAATAGAAGGaaacattga
- the LOC131620312 gene encoding ADP-ribosylation factor GTPase-activating protein AGD5-like isoform X1 yields MNEKANVSKELNAKHKKTLEGLLKLPENRECADCKAKGPRWASVNLGIFICMQCSGIHRSLGVHISKVRSATLDTWLPEQVAFIQSMGNEKANSYWEAELPPNYDRVGIENFIRAKYEDKRWVARDTKPKSPSRLPEEKSHSQWQKSVERVGHNHVAENNFEERRKIQLSNANPATRISILAPPKGHVQVAPVAKHQHIEKVEPLVPQLQAETSQTTGTAHDPPPKVDFATDLFDMLSMDDPNEKGSDAADTTADDDNNWAGFQSAAETSTAEKTDTRKSFESTPQPSSGIDDLFKDSSSVTPISALEKPQKDIKNDIMSLFETKQNNIVSPFAMHQQQLAMLAQQQSLIMAAAAAAKSASGDAKYPANVQQPSLNNPIQSWPAASYPIPGVTPVGDQGELQKLMQTMNMTSAHPAESSVQYPPSSFFTMAPVNGAVTAVAGKPESATPVSSTTTQTANDYDFSSLTQGMFAKP; encoded by the exons ATGAACGAGAAAGCCAACGTTTCTAAGGAGCTCAACGCCAAGCACAAAAAG ACACTAGAAGGACTTCTTAAATTACCAGAGAATAGGGAATGTGCTGACTGCAAAGCTAA AGGACCAAGATGGGCTAGTGTCAATCTTGGCATCTTTATTTGCATGCAGTGTTCAGGAATACATCGAAGTCTTGGGGTACATATTTCGAAG GTTCGCTCTGCTACTTTGGACACTTGGCTCCCAGAGCAGGTTGCATTTATTCAAT CTATGGGAAATGAGAAAGCAAATAGTTATTGGGAAGCAGAATTACCTCCAAATTATGACAGAGTTGGTATTGAAAACTTCATTCGTGCAAA GTATGAAGACAAGAGATGGGTTGCAAGGGACACTAAGCCAAAATCACCTTCTAGACTACCAGAAGAGAAAAGTCATTCACAATGGCAAAAATCTGTTGAAAGAGTTGGGCATAATCATGTTGCAGAGAATAATTTTGAAGAAAGGAGGAAAATCCAACTATCAAATGCAAATCCTGCTACTAGAATTAGTATTCTTGCTCCTCCTAAAGGACATGTTCAG GTAGCTCCAGTGGCTAAACATCAGCATATTGAGAAAGTGGAACCTCTGGTGCCACAACTGCAAGCTGAAACATCACAGACAACTGGCACAGCTCATGATCCCCCTCCCAAAGTTGATTTTGCAACGGACCTTTTTGACATGTTGTCTATGGATGATCCAAATGAAAAGGGCTCTGACGCCGCTGATACTACTGCTGATGATGATAACAACTGGGCAGGTTTTCAGT CTGCTGCAGAGACGTCAACAGCTGAGAAAACTGACACCAGGAAATCGTTTGAGAGTACACCCCAGCCCAGCTCTGGAATTGACGATCTATTTAAAGACTCATCTTCAGTAACGCCAATCTCTGCTCTTGAAAAACCACAAAAAGATATAAAAAATGATATTATGAGCCTCTTTGAAACG AAGCAGAACAATATAGTGTCTCCATTTGCTATGCATCAACAGCAGTTGGCTATGCTAGCACAACAACAGTCCCTTATAATGGCTGCTGCTGCTGCTGCTAAATCTGCTAGCGGGGATGCCAAATATCCTGCTAATGTACAGCAACCTAGTCTCAATAATCCTATCCAAAGTTGGCCAGCTGCAAGCTACCCAATCCCAGGAGTAACTCCCGTGGGTGATCAAGGAGAATTGCAGAAACTTATGCAG ACAATGAACATGACTTCCGCCCATCCAGCAGAGAGCTCAGTTCAGTATCCACCATCTAG TTTTTTTACTATGGCTCCAGTTAATGGCGCAGTGACGGCAGTAGCTGGTAAACCTGAGTCAGCAACTCCAGTATCATCAACCACTACACAGACGGCAAATGATTATGATTTTTCCTCATTAACACAAGGAATGTTTGCAAAACCCTGA